In the genome of Deinococcus deserti VCD115, one region contains:
- a CDS encoding DEAD/DEAH box helicase codes for MTLAAPNLSKLLDPAPPGNLLLLPQIARAALFAAYPGPAVLLTTPDRLPSYASSGVLGAPVSVNPGLRDWDARHEHVVLDVNTALDLFPSNPEEHALTLKVGGTYPREALLSRLERLGYERGEEPGFELRGDTLELRLEPGTGLPVDAEEGVWVRAEFFGDELDTLRTLAPGELTGAKITSFTLEPTGEYLTDVKWDATRLDLLPGRVFLDSPEFYASSLGVLAETLWPRLAAREVTSFGRAPLDLPDLHTGLQTLGFYRARLSDLERDVLEWRGAGYRVFILVRHDRTAAYLADKLLGTHEIPWLSVPRLPEGGLGFLRAAGEGGFVIPEHRTVVITEDLIYGFQGGSALRGKKLTGRPVTDALGLHVGDFLIHPEHGIGRFEGLETRKVLGVTRDYLNIEYRGGARLSVPIEQLPVLRRHPGTTDDPPVLSSFDKKDWAKAKERARKNAEEVAGKLLVQYAARQVTPGNAFPPQPEWDEQIEQNFKFELTSDQKISLKETMRDLEKPNPADRLISGDVGFGKTEVALRAAHRVVGHGRQVAILVPTTLLAEQHTSTFVERFKGLPVRVEGLSRFTSPQQARSILNDLKAGKVDILIGTHRLLSGDIEFKDLGLIIVDEEHRFGVSQKEKLRALRGLPAMTDGKLELPPEARAVDTLALSATPIPRTLYMSMVGLRDMSSIQTPPKGRKPIQTILAPFDPVTVRDAILNEIERGGKVFYIHDRIASIGARSLYLRNLVPEARIGVAHGRMNEEELEEIMLGFEQGAFDVLLSTTIVETGLDIPEANTILIERADRLGLAQLYQLRGRVGRRAQTAYAYLFYPPRMTENAQRRLWAIADLQDLGSGHLLAEKDMEIRGVGNILGEEQHGHVQAVSIDVYTELLSEAVAKLKGEKLEAPPSVSIDLPVSARLTPEYFEHDEEARIATYGRLSEARTLQAISRVERDLRKKYGPPAPEVQNFIDLAKLRLTALAKRVLSVGETMTHLQVTFAYKALDYDAAGLKRFPLKTEVQTFPPSVKLEKRGIRPDDYARTLIDLLGYFG; via the coding sequence GTGACCCTTGCCGCGCCCAATCTGTCGAAACTGCTTGACCCTGCGCCGCCGGGTAATTTGCTGCTGCTGCCGCAGATCGCGCGCGCCGCGTTGTTCGCCGCCTATCCCGGGCCGGCAGTCCTGCTGACCACCCCGGACCGGCTCCCGAGTTATGCCTCTTCCGGGGTGCTGGGTGCGCCGGTAAGTGTGAACCCGGGCCTGCGCGACTGGGACGCGCGGCACGAGCACGTCGTGCTTGACGTGAACACGGCCCTGGACCTGTTTCCAAGCAACCCGGAAGAACATGCCCTGACCCTGAAGGTGGGCGGGACGTACCCGCGTGAAGCGCTGCTGTCCCGCCTGGAACGGCTGGGCTACGAACGCGGCGAGGAACCCGGCTTTGAGTTGCGCGGGGACACGCTGGAACTTCGCCTCGAGCCGGGTACCGGACTGCCAGTCGACGCTGAGGAAGGTGTGTGGGTGCGCGCTGAGTTCTTTGGAGACGAACTCGATACCCTGCGGACTCTGGCACCTGGGGAACTGACCGGAGCGAAGATCACTTCGTTCACGCTGGAGCCGACCGGAGAGTACCTGACTGACGTCAAGTGGGACGCCACCCGGCTGGACCTGCTGCCGGGGCGGGTGTTCCTGGATTCCCCGGAGTTTTATGCCTCTTCGCTGGGTGTTCTGGCCGAGACACTATGGCCCCGCCTCGCTGCGCGTGAAGTCACCAGTTTTGGCCGGGCTCCGCTGGATCTGCCGGACCTGCACACCGGCCTGCAGACGCTGGGCTTCTACCGCGCCCGCCTGTCGGATCTGGAGCGCGACGTGCTGGAGTGGCGCGGCGCCGGCTACCGGGTGTTCATCCTGGTGCGTCATGACCGCACGGCTGCCTATCTGGCCGACAAGCTTCTGGGCACGCACGAGATTCCGTGGCTGAGTGTTCCCCGACTGCCTGAGGGCGGGCTGGGCTTCCTGCGTGCTGCGGGCGAGGGCGGCTTCGTGATTCCCGAGCACCGTACGGTCGTGATTACTGAGGACCTGATCTATGGTTTTCAGGGCGGCAGCGCGCTGCGCGGCAAGAAGCTCACCGGCCGGCCGGTTACGGACGCGCTGGGCCTGCACGTGGGTGACTTCCTGATTCATCCCGAGCACGGCATCGGCCGCTTCGAGGGGCTGGAGACCCGCAAGGTCCTGGGCGTCACGCGCGACTATCTGAACATCGAGTACCGCGGCGGCGCGCGCCTGAGCGTGCCCATCGAACAGCTGCCGGTCTTGCGCCGCCACCCCGGCACCACCGACGACCCGCCGGTCCTGAGTTCCTTTGACAAGAAGGACTGGGCCAAAGCCAAGGAACGCGCCCGCAAGAATGCCGAGGAAGTGGCCGGTAAGCTGCTGGTGCAGTACGCCGCGCGGCAGGTGACCCCCGGCAACGCCTTTCCGCCCCAGCCGGAATGGGACGAGCAGATCGAGCAGAACTTCAAGTTTGAGCTGACGAGTGACCAGAAGATCTCGCTGAAAGAAACCATGCGGGATCTGGAAAAGCCCAACCCTGCCGACCGTCTGATCAGCGGGGATGTCGGCTTCGGGAAGACCGAGGTAGCCCTGCGTGCCGCACACCGCGTGGTGGGCCACGGCCGGCAGGTCGCCATTCTGGTGCCCACCACGCTGCTGGCCGAGCAGCACACCTCGACCTTCGTGGAGCGCTTCAAGGGGCTGCCGGTGCGGGTCGAGGGACTGTCACGCTTTACTTCTCCGCAGCAGGCCAGGAGCATCCTGAATGACCTGAAGGCCGGCAAGGTCGACATCCTGATTGGCACCCACCGCCTGCTGTCCGGGGATATCGAGTTCAAGGACCTGGGCCTGATCATTGTGGACGAGGAGCACCGCTTCGGCGTGTCGCAGAAGGAAAAGCTGCGCGCCCTGAGGGGTCTGCCGGCCATGACCGACGGCAAGCTGGAGCTGCCGCCCGAGGCCCGCGCGGTGGACACGCTGGCGCTGTCGGCCACGCCCATTCCGCGCACGCTGTACATGAGCATGGTCGGCCTGCGCGACATGAGTTCCATCCAGACGCCGCCCAAGGGCCGCAAGCCCATTCAGACCATCCTCGCACCCTTTGACCCGGTCACGGTCCGCGACGCGATCCTCAATGAGATCGAGCGTGGCGGCAAGGTCTTCTACATTCATGACCGCATTGCCAGCATCGGCGCACGCAGCCTGTACCTGCGCAACCTGGTGCCCGAGGCCCGCATTGGGGTAGCTCACGGCCGCATGAATGAAGAGGAGCTCGAGGAAATCATGCTGGGTTTCGAGCAGGGCGCTTTCGATGTGCTGCTTTCGACCACCATCGTCGAGACGGGCCTGGACATTCCGGAAGCCAATACCATCCTGATCGAGCGGGCCGACCGCCTGGGCCTGGCGCAGCTCTACCAGCTGCGTGGGCGCGTGGGCCGCCGCGCGCAGACGGCCTACGCCTACCTGTTCTACCCGCCGCGCATGACCGAGAATGCCCAGCGCCGGCTGTGGGCCATTGCTGACCTGCAGGACCTGGGCAGCGGACACCTGCTGGCCGAAAAGGACATGGAAATCCGCGGGGTGGGCAATATCCTGGGTGAGGAACAGCACGGACACGTGCAGGCGGTGTCCATCGACGTGTATACCGAACTGCTCTCGGAGGCTGTGGCCAAGCTCAAGGGGGAGAAGCTGGAAGCTCCGCCCAGCGTCTCCATTGACCTGCCGGTGAGTGCCCGCCTGACTCCGGAGTACTTTGAGCACGACGAAGAAGCCCGCATCGCCACCTACGGCCGCCTGTCCGAGGCGCGGACCCTGCAGGCCATCAGCCGTGTGGAGCGCGACCTGCGCAAGAAGTACGGTCCGCCGGCGCCGGAGGTGCAGAACTTCATCGATCTCGCCAAGCTGCGCCTGACAGCGCTGGCCAAGCGGGTCCTGAGCGTGGGGGAGACCATGACCCACCTGCAGGTGACCTTTGCCTACAAGGCGCTGGACTACGACGCTGCCGGGCTCAAGCGCTTCCCCCTCAAAACCGAGGTGCAGACCTTTCCCCCGTCCGTGAAGCTGGAAAAGCGTGGCATCAGGCCTGACGATTACGCCCGCACACTGATTGACCTGCTGGGGTACTTCGGGTGA
- a CDS encoding GNAT family N-acetyltransferase — protein MLPVPTLPTDPRAQHLMNEQQRELRRLYNDEDSRTEPFDPQTLSGEGSLLLTIEEDGQLLACGALKKLDEESAEIKRMYTVPAARGRGMGRRILSALIEAGRQAGYARLVLETGNQQPEAVHLYEQAGFRRIPNYGYYQDMEDSLCYELRLR, from the coding sequence ATGCTTCCTGTGCCAACCCTGCCGACCGATCCTCGCGCCCAGCACTTGATGAACGAGCAGCAGCGCGAACTGCGTCGCCTGTACAACGACGAGGACAGCCGCACCGAGCCCTTTGATCCTCAGACGCTGAGTGGCGAGGGCAGCCTGCTGCTGACCATTGAGGAAGACGGACAATTGCTGGCCTGCGGCGCCCTGAAGAAACTGGATGAGGAATCAGCAGAAATCAAGCGTATGTACACCGTGCCAGCAGCCCGGGGCCGGGGCATGGGCCGCAGGATTCTGTCTGCCCTGATCGAAGCGGGCCGGCAGGCCGGCTACGCCCGGCTGGTTCTGGAAACCGGAAACCAGCAGCCTGAAGCCGTGCACCTGTACGAACAGGCCGGATTCAGGCGCATCCCGAATTACGGGTACTACCAGGACATGGAAGACAGCCTCTGCTACGAGCTGCGGCTGCGCTGA
- a CDS encoding GTP-binding protein — MELSNGCICCTLRNCLLHAVDDLLKTREPDVILLESTGIGEPLPIAESFCLRPEVLELAAETGQAHVDAMITVLDSALEV; from the coding sequence ATCGAACTCAGCAACGGGTGCATCTGTTGCACGCTGCGCAACTGTCTGCTGCATGCGGTCGATGATCTGCTCAAAACTCGTGAGCCCGACGTCATCCTGCTTGAAAGTACGGGCATCGGCGAGCCTCTGCCCATCGCAGAGAGCTTCTGCCTAAGACCAGAAGTCCTAGAGCTGGCGGCTGAGACGGGCCAGGCGCATGTGGACGCCATGATCACGGTACTCGACAGCGCTCTGGAGGTCTGA